The stretch of DNA AACAATTTCCCTACGCTTTCTCCCGCTTCTTTATCGAAGGCTAAAAGAAATAACGACAGTACAACAAATTCAAGGTAATTTACGTAAAGATTTAAGAAAAAAACAACGACTAACAGCAAGAATGGAGATGCTTCATACGTTAGTTTCTTGGTCGTTAGAGGAAGCGCTAGAAACGGCCAGTTCGATGAGGGCACGTGGATATGGTGTCCAGAAGAATAGAAGTAGTGCGGTATTATACAGACTTGAATCAAGAGATTTATATGTAGGAAGCTACCTATTTATATTAGCTGCATTCGTATGCATAGGTGTCGTGCTAGGGAGTATTTCATATGAAATCTATCCTACGCTACCCCCAATCATTATTACACCAGCATTTCTAGTTCATCTAACATGCTTTAGCTTATTTGTCTTAATCCCAACAGTAATGAACGGAAGGGAGTGGATATATTGGTACAGTACAAAATCGAAAATGTGAGCTTTGCATACCCGAATAGTGATCAACCCTCCTTAACTAGTGTCTCCTTTGAAGTAGAAGAAGGAGATTTTGTCGTGCTTTGTGGTCCATCTGGTTCTGGAAAAACAACCTTATTACGACATTTGAAGATGGAGGTACGTCCAGTAGGTACTTTGTCTGGATCTATATTTTATAATGGAAAAGGATTAGAAGAGATAGAGAGTACTAGATTAGTGGAAGAAATAGGAATAGTTTTTCAAGACCCTGACAATCAACTTGTGATGAATACCGTATGGCAAGAATTAGTGTTTGCGATGGAAAATTTAGCGTATTCCAGTGAGAAAA from Sutcliffiella cohnii encodes:
- a CDS encoding energy-coupling factor transporter transmembrane component T, giving the protein MQTSFTTLHPILLFFYFSVIFFSSMILKHPVYLLFLLVGIILLNISLDKGKKLKKYWKGYVLLSSVIILLNPLFSSRGATILLYAWDRPVTLESIVYGATLSLSLLCILITFVAFNLVITPTKFLYLFGRIAPKSAFIITISLRFLPLLYRRLKEITTVQQIQGNLRKDLRKKQRLTARMEMLHTLVSWSLEEALETASSMRARGYGVQKNRSSAVLYRLESRDLYVGSYLFILAAFVCIGVVLGSISYEIYPTLPPIIITPAFLVHLTCFSLFVLIPTVMNGREWIYWYSTKSKM